The nucleotide sequence TCGTTTGCCGGGACGGATCCAGGTATATATCTTCTTCAAGATATCTGCGGATACGGCTTCAATCTGCAGATGAACCTGGCTTATACCCTTACTGGCCAGATCCGCAGCAAGGGCAGCTGCATTAAGACCGATGGTGGTCAGTTTGATCGGGCAGTTGGGATACTTCTCCTTGAGCAGATCAAGAAGGGGGAGAAGTGTCTCTGGGGCTGCCAGGGCATCGCCAGGGCCGCAGATGTTCATACTGTCAATCTTTTTGCCACCCTTGATAAGGTCTCCCATCCAGGCAAGCGCTTCATCCGGCAAAAGGGCTGGAGCGGGTTTGTCGATCTCGCCAAATCGTTTTCTGTTATTCGCCTGCGGGGCAGCTGGCAGGATCAGGGAGTCGATCTGCATGGATTTCTCGCAGGGTTTCTTTGCTGCTGTATCTGATAATGGCTCAATGCTCATAGTCTTTTCTCGGGGTTAATTGCGCTGATCAATCTGAGGGCCAGTGCTGTCTCTCTCTAATTAGCAAAGGATATGCCAGTGGAATGAAAAATAATAATATTGTTTAAAAACATTATGTTGATTGTCTGGGATTGTTATCGCCTGTGATGGGGGCTTATGACGGTGGTTTCATTTTTGAAGAGTTTTTGTCGATAAGGTTCAGTTGTGTCGTAATTGTCGGTTATTGTTGATCGTCAACCTTGAGCCTGTAGTTGAATGAGCTGGCTGAGATTTGTTGGCGAGAATATCCTGTCTGTTTTTTCGCTTAAGGGGTGCGAAAGAGGAGGTTATGCTGTATATATAACTTTTTTGTGTGAGATTTTATTCAGAACTTTACATTGATGTAATTGAATGTTAAGTTTTTTCGAAAAAAGACAAAAGGTATCTTTTTTGTTGCTGCGATGTTTTTGGGTCATTGAATACGCAAGGGCAAGAGGAGCATGCTCTGTGTATTCATGGCTGGAGAGCCAAACCGTCTGCTCTCGGGCAGCCGAAATCTTATTGAACAGAATAATGCTTCATTTTTGTCAAACTTTAACAGGTTGATTTTTTTATAAGGAGTGTATAATGGAATTGAGTGCAGTCAATGCGGGAGATACCGCCTTTATGATGGTTGCGGCGGCCCTGGTCATGTTTATGACCCCTGGCCTGGCCCTGTTTTACGGGGGGATGGTACGTTCCAAGAACGTGCTTTCAACCGTTGTCCAAAGTTTTTTTTCTTTGGGTATAGTGGGGCTGATTTGGGTGTTATATGGATATTCTCTGGCCTTTGGGCCTGATGTCGGCGGGTTTATCGGTAATCTGGATTGGGTTTTTCTGCAAGGGGTCGGGCTGGAACCCAGCGATACCTATGCCACCACGATCCCGCATCTGGTCTTCTGTGCCTTTCAATTGATGTTTGCCAGCATTACTCCCGCCCTGATCACCGGTGCCTTTGCCGAGCGAATCAAGTTTAGCGGTTTCCTGTTCTTCACCGTTGTCTGGACAACCATTGTCTACCTGCCGGTCTGTCATTGGGTCTGGGGGGATGGCGGCTGGCTGCTCAACCTGGGTGCTCTGGATTTTGCAGGAGGTACAGTTATTCACCTGAATTCCGGCATGGCGGCCCTGGTTGCGGCGATCTTTATCGGAAAACGTAAAGGATATGGCCATGTCTCATTCATGCCCCATAGCCTGGGAATGACTCTTCTCGGTGCAGGTATTCTCTGGTTTGGTTGGTTTGGCTTTAATGCGGGCAGTGCTGCTGCGGCCAACGGCATAGCAGGTTCTGCCTTTTTTGTTACTCATATTGCCGCAGCAGCAGCGATGGTGTCCTGGGTTATGGCGGAATGGATCATGCAAGGAAAGCCGACCGCTTTGGGGGCTGCGTCAGGGGCTGTTGCCGGATTGGTGGCCATAACCCCGGCTGCCGGTTTTGTCGGGCCGGTATCCGCAGTCATTATTGGACTGGTCGGGGGTGTGCTCTGCTTTCTTGCCATCAGGCTCAAGACCAAATTTAAATATGATGATGCCTTGGATGTGGTTGCCGTACATGGCTGCGGCGGGACCTGGGGCGCTGTTGCCACAGGCCTGTTTGCCTCTACAGCCATTAATCCGGATGGTGCAGACGGGTTGTTTTTTGGCGGTTCTGGTCTGGTGTTCATCCAGGTCGCAGGTGTTCTTGCCACCTTTGTCTACTCAGGTGTGCTCACCTATGGTATTCTGAAGGTTACTGAAAAACTGACTGGCTTTCGGGCCTCTGAAGAAGACGAAGCCATGGGACTGGATTTGTCCCAGCATGACGAAGTGGGCTATAACCTGTAATCCAACGCGATAGGGAGGTGTCAATATGAAAAAAATAGAGGCAATTATCAAGCCCTTTAAACTGGATGACGTCAAAGAGGCCTTGGCTGATCTGGGGGTTGCTGGTATGACTCTCAGCGAGGTTAAGGGGTTCGGGCGCCAGAAAGGACATAAAGAGATGTATCGAGGCGCTGAATATACGGTCGATTTTAATCCAAAAATAAAGATTGAGCTGGTCGTTGTGGCCAGTATGGTCGACAAGGTGGTTGAGGCGATTTGCCGGTCTGCTCAGAGTGGCAAGATCGGCGATGGCAAGATCTTTGTCCTGCCTGTGGAAGAAGTGGTCCGGGTGCGCACCGGGGAGCAGGGGGCTGAAGCTATCTGATGTCTTTCTGATGAGATAATGCAAGAAAGGGGGGAGACTGCTGGTGCAGCCTCCCCCCTTTTTTTCAAGGCGCGATGAGTGCGATGAAAACTTAGCTGGTTGGCTGATTTTCCTCAAGAGTGGCAGCTAAATCTGAGGAAGGCGCCTCCAGGGGTTCTTCGATGTCCTTTAAAAGCTCATCTTCTGTTTCTGTGTCGTCTGAAGCGGCTTCGGGAGAAAGTTCATTACAGGCGCCATTGAGGCTGAATCCGAAGTCTGGGAGGACGACAGTCTCTTCATGTTGTGCATGATCATGCTCGCAATCGGAGAGCGCTCTTGCTGGTGTACAACCAAGGGCAAAAAACAGGGCAAGGGCAATAAAAACTCGGTGAGCTGTTTGACGGTATGCTTTTTTCATGACGTTTCTCCAAGGTATCTGAACACGGCATTTGCTGGCTGTGGCCTTTTTGCAGTTTTTTTTATGTTATGAGTTGGTTGGATTGTCCTCTTGTTGGTAGGGGATACCATAATTCAGTTTTTTTGCCTTGTCAAGGTTGAGTATAGTTTTTTAAACTTTGAGAAAAGTTTTTTAAAAAGAGTGTCATATCTCAGAAGGGGAAAGAAGAGGGAGGGGCCTACCTAAAATTCTAGCACCAGGGGCTGGAGGGTGAAAAGGTAGTGTTTTTTTTGAGAAGGATACGGTACTATAGCTTTATTGTATATTGTAATGGGTTGGCAGATACTGTTCTGGATGTAGGCACAGCATGTTTGTCCGTAGGGAGAATCATATGTGCCGCCTTGCTGAGCGGATATTTTTTGCCATAAACATGTTATCGTCATGTGTTGTAATGAAAAGAAGAAAGGAGAAGGAATGAAACTCGCTGTATGTGCAGTATTCAGTCTTATGTTGGTTGCCGGACCAGCTGTGGCCGCAGATCCGGTGACGGAGCTGAAAACGGAAAAACAGAAGATCAGCTACGCTCTTGGGCTTGACCTTGGCTCATACTTTAAAAGCCTGGAATCGGATTTTGAGCTTGCTGCTGTTTATCAGGGAATCACAGACGCCTATACAGATGGGAAGGCCTTATTAACCCCTGAGGAGGCGGAGAAAATTCAGAAAAAATTTGCTGTTGACCAGCAGAAAAAGAAGGTTGAAAAAATGAAGGCGCTCCTGGAGACCAACAAGGATGCTGCTGCTGAATTTTTGAAGAAAAATAAAAAAGAAAAAGGGGTCAAGGTTACCGAATCTGGCTTGCAGTACAAGGTGGTTAAGGAAGGAAAGGGGGAAAAACCAGCAGCCACGGATACTGTTAAGGTGCATTATAAGGGAACTCTGCTTGACGGAACCGAGTTTGACAGTTCCTATAAACGGAACGAGCCTGCCACCTTCCGGGCGGATCAGGTTATCCCCGGTTGGACAGAGGCCTTACAGATGATGAACCCAGGAAGTAAATATATCCTCTATCTGCCGCCTGAGCTTGCCTATGGTGATCGCGGTGCTCCTCCTGCGATTGAGCCTGGATCATTGCTTATTTTTGAGGTCGAGCTGGTTGAGATTGTGGAGGGTGGTGACAAGTAAGAAGCGGTACGGCGAGTAATGACGAAATTACAACCCGTTTTCGTTTTGATTTGGGCCTCCTGCGAGGAGGCCTGCTTGGTGTGTGGAGGTACGTATGGGGAAGGAACAAAGCGATAAAGCAAAGAAAAAATGTTGTCGTAAGTACCAGAAGAAAAGTACGTATTGTAAACGATGTCCAATAAAGATCAGGCTGCAATGTCAGCTTGAAAGGAGGGTTGCTGAAATGAGTAAGAAGAAAGACGACAAGAAAAAAGAAGAGAAGAAAGCGGCAAAAAAAGCAGCGAAGAAGGTAGAAAAAAGGCATGCAGCAAAAAATCATGCAAGAAAAAGTCAGAGAAGAAGGGCGGTAAGAAAAAAGACGCAAAAAAGAAGGGCGATAAGAAGAAAAAAAAGAAATAAGCCTTCAATCCCCCTGCGAGCCTGTCCCTTTTCAGGGGCAGGCTTTTTTTTCGGCCCCTTCTTTTCCTCAGAGAAGAGCCTGTTCCCTGTCCTGAACAAGCTTCAAGGGGGAGTCCCGTGATAGCAGCGTTTTATGCTTTAATCGCTGTTATGGGTTCTGCCTGTCCAAGTTCTCCATCCGTATCGGTAAGATGACCAATCTTGCGCCAGTCTTTCCCCAGTAAGGCGGCTCCATAACTATCTATGGCCACAGGGTCAAAGCCCGCGACCAGTTTGTTGACCGGAGGATCGCAGATCGGTCCCCAGAGATGGGCCTTTGCCATGCCCACAGTGGCGTCCAGGAGAGTGAAGTCTGGGCTGCGGTAGCGATTCAGATCTGCAACCGCTTCATGGACCCGCTTATGAAAAGCGGCCTTTTTCCAGCCACCGCCCTGATGATAGTGAGCTGGCGGAGCAAGTCCCATCATATTTTTCATGGTCAGGGTGACCCCGGCCAAGGTATGGGCTTTGAGTACGGGAACGGAAAGGAGAAAGCTGTCCGCAGCGATATCTGGCAGGTAGAACTCTGGCCAGCGTTTGCATTGCGGCAGGCTGTATTGTTGATAGGGGACCTCATTGAGGTCGATCAGCTCAACCCCTGTCTCGCGGGCCATTGCAGTATATCCCAGCTCGGTAAAGCAACGGTGGGTATCGTAATCCAAGGCCCCGCATCCCTCCCCAATGACAATGGGGTTCTTCAGGCGCTCCTGAAGATAGGTAACGATGCACCTAACGAGCTTGACAGGTGTTGTAATGGGCGGGCGCAGGGTCTCGACCAAGTTGGGCTTGATCAGGATGGTTTTACCCGCAGGGATATAGTTCACTAAGCCTGCCTTGTCCAGCAAAGGAGGGAGGCTTTCTTGCCAGGAGAGGAACGTGGTGGTGTAAACTCTGCCGTTTTGCTTGCTTGCTTTCATAAAATTTTGTTTGATTCGAGAGGGGTTAAGGGGGCTCATCCAGGTCTTTTTTGTTGTAATGATCACAGCTTTTCCTTAATCCTTAAGGAGTATTCACAACAACATAATCTGCCTTCTGCTTTTGCGGCAAGATGCATTGGGTAAAGAGTGCTGTTTGCATAGTATCAAAAAGAACCGCAGATTGCTCTGCTGCAACCCCTCTTTCCTTCTGGTCCCGTTCTATTCTGGATTTTCTTCGGGCCTTGTTCGCCCGCTCGATAAAGAGTGCAAAATCAAGGTATGGGCGGAGTTCTTCGCAAAAGCTGAGGATGCCATCAAGGAAGGTAACCCTGGTCGGAACAAAAAGTTCTGTGTGGCTGGTATCTCTGCCGTCCTCTATTTTCTGATACAGATAGATTGGTACCTCAATGGATTGCCCGTTGCGTAGCGCGATGAGGTCATTGATCAAGCGCGGCATCTCAAAGGCGTCCGGGGCGTCAAAGGCGGGGATGCCGTGGGCAAATTCCCGGATTTGCGGGACAGGTTTGTAGTATGCATCCATGGGGAGTACCCTGCCGGTGTTCTGTGAGGCGAGATAGTTGGCCAAGGAGGTCTTGCCTGAGCAGGAGCCGCCGCAGAGAGCAATAAGCAGGGACTTGTTCGCTGAGCTGGCAATGGCCGTGAGCAGGTCTTTGACCGGCTGGGCGGTAAAGAAAGGGAACTGCGGGGCGGGACTGTTTTGAGGAGAAGGACTATTCATCATGTTGTGAGCGGCTTTGCCCCAAAGTATGCAGCTGTTTTTTCATCTCCCGGGAAGGTGTTGAGAAGGAATGAGCTGGGAGTTGACGGAGATAGCAAAAAAATATTTTTGGGAAAACAGCGTCCTTTGTGACGATAGGTCAAGGCAAAAAGAAACCGGGAACGCGCTCCTTAACGCACCCGGAAGGAAAATTTCAGCTGAAGAGAACAATTCATCACCGCAAAACGCTCTCCGCTCATTCCTCTTCATGCCACCTGTTCATATGCACCCGCTCTTCAAGAAATATATCCTTGCGGGCAAGCTGCTGATTCACTGGTCCGAGCGGGACAAAAGAAAACGGAACAACCTCTTCAGGTAGCCCAAGAAGGTGTCGAAAACCTCTTTCTCGTCCCTTGTCGGGATGGACTCCTGTCCAAACAGCACCAAGACCCGCCCCGTGCGCCGCAAGAAGAAGGTTTTGAGTTGCGGCGGAACAATCCTGCACCCAGAATCCCTTGTATTTTTCAAGCCGTGTATCTCCGCAGACCAGGATGCCGAGAGAAGCCTGGCGCACCATAGAGGCATGAGGATGAAACTCGGGGATGCTGTCAAGAAGGGTACGTTCACGAATCACCACGAATTGCCATGGCTGCTCATTGCCAGCAGAAGGTGCGCACATGGCGGCGGCTAAAATCTTCCAGACAATTTCTTCTCCGACGTCACCTTCAGTATATTTCCTTATACTGCGACGTGTGTGAAGAGCTTCAAAAATCTCCATTCCGATACCTCCTTTGTTTTTTTCGAGCGAAATTTTTCGGATTCGTTTGCTGTGCTGTTTTCAGCAATAACTTTTGCTAAAAATCGCGTTCTTTAACCGCAAGAGACGTAAGCTGGATCATGAAATATATATTCTTCTACTCATACCCTTAACTTGGTAAGCGAGCAAGGGAAATGAAGTCTCATGCACGTTTCTTTGTTCTTCTCTTGTTCCGTTACAGTTCTGCGTATTTCTTCTGCGTACTCTTGGTGGGTCCGCTTCCTCATGATACGAGACAGGGACAATTCAATTTATAGCGGCGTGGAGTTCTGGTTCGCTAAAATCAAGTTCAATATAGCCTAAGATAGGAATTTTTATCGCCACGCCAGTGAGCAAATCCTGTTCGGAAAAAGTAAACCTGTAAATGTATTCAGTGCTTGTTCTTGCGGAAGAGTCAGCTGATGCGCTGCTTTTTTTGACCCTGTAATGATATTCGAGAGAATCAATTCCGTTTTTGTTTTCGGTGAGGTATGGTATCCCGAACTGTTGCACAAGCGCATCCTGCTTTACTGAAGACAGTGTATGGTTAATGTCAACATCTCCTCCTCTGTACCTGACTTCTCTGTTCCTTTGGTCGAGATCCATATCGGATTGCCCCATATATTTGCATAAGGCAATAAAGAAGTCTTTTGACAGGGCGGTAAAGAAACTCTCTGGAAAGTATATGGCATGTAATTTTTCGTTTTGATACCTTGTATCAATTGGGAAATCGTAACTTCCTGTTTCTGCCTGATTGTCATTGTACATTTTTTCGAGGATATGTTTCCAGATTGTTACCCCTGATTTGGTTTTCTGAGAGACAGGATAAAGGCCCAGCCATTTGATATCGTTTCCATAAAGGGTTGGCCTCAAAAATGAGAACGTGAGTCCGTCCTTTTTATCTACCACGATATACTTGTCAAACTGCGTAAATTGTTTTCTTAGCGCGAGTATCCGAAGATATACGCAACTACTCATGGTAACAGAAAAGCATATCAGGATGAGGATCAAGAGCGTTTTTTTCGATGGGAGCGTGCCGGAAATTTTCTTATCTGCCGTTTTTGAGAATCCGATGCCTGTCATTCCGTTCATTGGGTTCGCTCCTTTATGAAATTGGTCGCTTTCGAAAAGGTCATGTTGTGTATCTATCCTGAGCAGCAGTATAATGGACCCCTATTCTTGGACAGCTATTTAAGGTAGATTTTTTTCTAAAAATGCTGAATGTATTTTGGTGCGCTTGGCACGAGTCCGAAATTCATACAGCCACTACCGGAGAATCTACGCATGTCACGTAAAAGAAGAGTCCACTCAGCTGCATTTAAAGGAAAAGT is from Candidatus Electrothrix sp. GW3-4 and encodes:
- a CDS encoding FKBP-type peptidyl-prolyl cis-trans isomerase, encoding MKLAVCAVFSLMLVAGPAVAADPVTELKTEKQKISYALGLDLGSYFKSLESDFELAAVYQGITDAYTDGKALLTPEEAEKIQKKFAVDQQKKKVEKMKALLETNKDAAAEFLKKNKKEKGVKVTESGLQYKVVKEGKGEKPAATDTVKVHYKGTLLDGTEFDSSYKRNEPATFRADQVIPGWTEALQMMNPGSKYILYLPPELAYGDRGAPPAIEPGSLLIFEVELVEIVEGGDK
- a CDS encoding DUF362 domain-containing protein, with translation MKASKQNGRVYTTTFLSWQESLPPLLDKAGLVNYIPAGKTILIKPNLVETLRPPITTPVKLVRCIVTYLQERLKNPIVIGEGCGALDYDTHRCFTELGYTAMARETGVELIDLNEVPYQQYSLPQCKRWPEFYLPDIAADSFLLSVPVLKAHTLAGVTLTMKNMMGLAPPAHYHQGGGWKKAAFHKRVHEAVADLNRYRSPDFTLLDATVGMAKAHLWGPICDPPVNKLVAGFDPVAIDSYGAALLGKDWRKIGHLTDTDGELGQAEPITAIKA
- a CDS encoding P-II family nitrogen regulator, with protein sequence MKKIEAIIKPFKLDDVKEALADLGVAGMTLSEVKGFGRQKGHKEMYRGAEYTVDFNPKIKIELVVVASMVDKVVEAICRSAQSGKIGDGKIFVLPVEEVVRVRTGEQGAEAI
- a CDS encoding nitroreductase family protein, with translation MEIFEALHTRRSIRKYTEGDVGEEIVWKILAAAMCAPSAGNEQPWQFVVIRERTLLDSIPEFHPHASMVRQASLGILVCGDTRLEKYKGFWVQDCSAATQNLLLAAHGAGLGAVWTGVHPDKGRERGFRHLLGLPEEVVPFSFVPLGPVNQQLARKDIFLEERVHMNRWHEEE
- a CDS encoding ammonium transporter; translation: MELSAVNAGDTAFMMVAAALVMFMTPGLALFYGGMVRSKNVLSTVVQSFFSLGIVGLIWVLYGYSLAFGPDVGGFIGNLDWVFLQGVGLEPSDTYATTIPHLVFCAFQLMFASITPALITGAFAERIKFSGFLFFTVVWTTIVYLPVCHWVWGDGGWLLNLGALDFAGGTVIHLNSGMAALVAAIFIGKRKGYGHVSFMPHSLGMTLLGAGILWFGWFGFNAGSAAAANGIAGSAFFVTHIAAAAAMVSWVMAEWIMQGKPTALGAASGAVAGLVAITPAAGFVGPVSAVIIGLVGGVLCFLAIRLKTKFKYDDALDVVAVHGCGGTWGAVATGLFASTAINPDGADGLFFGGSGLVFIQVAGVLATFVYSGVLTYGILKVTEKLTGFRASEEDEAMGLDLSQHDEVGYNL